The Cucumis sativus cultivar 9930 unplaced genomic scaffold, Cucumber_9930_V3 scaffold104, whole genome shotgun sequence genomic interval TCTCCAAGTACCGAATCATGGTAAGTATGTAGGATTGTGGGTATCAATGTAGATGTTTTGGACAGCACAAACTTATCCTTATATCTTAACATACCTTGTCGGATGGAGAATTTACCCTCTGTTCCTTCTTCCATTGCTTGTAGTTCTTCCATTATTTTGCTCAACTTTTCATCCGCTTCGACTTCCTTTTTAATCACCAGAATGTCAACCAATGTAGGAGCTGTTATGCTACCGAGGTTAACTGTAGGAGGCATCCAAGACAAGGCGTCTGCTGCTTTATTCTCCAAGCCGGGTTTGTAGACCACCTCAAATGAGTATCCCGTTAGCTTCGCTACCCATTTCTGATACTGAAGCTGTATCACTCTTTGTTGTAATAAGAACTTCAAGGATTTCTGATCGGTCttcacaataaattttctttccaacaGATATGGTCGCCATCGTTGCACAGGCAAGATTACTGCCATTAATTCCCTTTCATATACAGGCTTGGCCCTATCTCTTAAGGCTAACGTATGGCTAAAGTATGCTATGGGGCGCTTGGCTTGGACGAGTACGACTCCTACCCTATATCTCGATGCATCTGTTTCCATTTCAAAGGTGGCATTGAAATCAGGCAACACCAAAACGGGCAGGGTCATCATGGCTTTCTGTAGTTGTTGGAGTGCCTCCTTAGACTCCTCAGTCCACTGGAATCCCCCTTTCCTAAGTAGTTGAGTCAATGGTGCGACAATGAAGCCATAGTGCTGAACGAACTTTCTTTAGTAACAGGTGAGGCCTAGTAATCCTCGTACCTCTCTTATATTACTGGGTATAGGCCATTCCCTGATTGCTCTGATTTTCTCGGGGTTCACTTCAACTTCTTGTCCTGAAATGATATGACCCAAATAATCAATACGTTCTTGCGCGAAGCTGCACTTCTTCTGGTTTGCATATAACTCATTCTTTCTCAGGATTTCCAATGCTAACCCAATGTGCTTCAGATGATTTTCCAAGTTCTCACTGTAGATTAGATATGTCGTCGAAAAATACTAATATGAACTTCTgcaaaaatggtttaaatattGAGTTCATTAGAGCTTGGAAAGTGGATGTGGCATTAGTTAAGCCGAATGCCATAACCATAAATTCATAGTTTCCATCATGTGTTCGAAATGCTGTTTTTTCGATGTCTTCTCCACACATTTTGATCTGATGGAACCCCGCCTTTAAATCAATCTTTGAAAACCAGTTTGCTCCATTTAATTCATCGAAAAGCTCCTCAACCACCAGAATAGGGaatttttatcttcaaaaaGTTCACCCAAATCAATGAATGAATAACCATGTTAATTGactggttcttttttttttttttttttgacataattacaactaagatgcacttttttattgaaaagataCAAGTAAGAGggtaaattttgagttttctcACTATATATGTTGCCAAAAAACCTGGTGTAAAGTGTAagtattttcttaataatttcatttaaaccATGCTCAATTCTACGCAATATGAGTTTTGGTCCTTTATTATGAAAGTgcatatttagatttggttacgaatgttttgttttatgaaaaaatcatttgtgACTATTGTTTCAATCTTTTCAATTGAAACACGTGCACATATTCACGTGAAATatcttaattctatttaatttttaaatatgctttagcatataataaacaaatattatacaatattaatggtaaaattattatttaaaaaagaaaaagaaattcattgttgtagtaattaaataattgaattaatgtattaatatttgatccaatattgtaatatatagaatacgataattttttattctaatatgTCAATGTGAAATCACAAGAaatgatgcaatttttcaCCATTCGTTACTACTTTGAATCAATTAAATCCccttttgtgtgtgtttgttttcttttgaactttgGGATTTcgtgacgttttttttttctaatgtgtAACTGCaagagtttattttgtttttcttttacacgTACATTTTACATGTAAGTTTGGAGGAATCAATGCACCAATTTGATGTGTGTGCAACCATCTCCACTCTAAACAGAATGCATCGTATCTCGAAGATCAACTAGTCACATCCTATCAATATTAGTTACACATATTCAACataaggttttattttttaaaatatagaactttattttgtaaactaaaaaattggaaaaatcttctttccaaacattaaaatggACACTTACAATAGAAAAGTCACAACTACGTTAGATCacaaaaagtaatataaatttttttcgacaatttaagaataaaatagatgtatataattttttttctccacgAGCGCATTTAATATAGTAGAGATTTCAACGctgattacaaatttagtttacatCATGTCAAGGTAATATTACTCtgtatttttttccctaaaagaAGGTGTCcataaatttgtaactttttgcTACTAAACCCAACTTTAATTAGTGTTTatgtaatgttttaaaatatttataaaatatagtacaaCTTTAGTAATTTTTCATCGGCAGGAAATTATCTATTAATATAAGTCTATTAGTGTCTATTaggatattatattttcaaatctcgtcttttatttagttattttgattagttggaattatctattaattgattttttttatctaattttaaattttaaccaaaGTAATCAATTCCGATCACCATCCCACtgtaatgttattattttaaaaattaaacttcattttatttattgattaaaatctTCAAGTACATAGCCTTCAAAGAAGATTGgatataaccaaaataatgCTGCATATATCATTTAGAGTCTTGCCATTCTTCAAAAGCAACGATGTATCCTTAGGCGGCTGTGCGAACTTATCCTGACAGTCACCAATATTAGTCATGGCACCAGAAGTTACAATATTGACACCATTAAAGTCCCCAAGTGCCAAGTCCTTTTGGGCATTTTCAATGTCACCAATAGCTTCATCATAGCTCTCAGCACAAGACGAATATCGTTGCTTAAGTTGAGGATTGGTGGCGGTTTTTGCCAGTGAGTTGGCTAAAGTCAAAGATTTTTCAGCATTTGTATGAGCAAGGTTTAAGGTGTATACAGCCAAGCCTTTTAGATTTGTAGTGCCCGCAGATTTCAACAcacttgaacaaaattgtGGATTTGAGGTTTTTGGACAGATGGTGGAAACGACGTCATTAGATGATGCCACATTTGAAATGATGGTGAACGAAAGAACTCCAACGAGAGAGATAATAATGAGACAAGAGTTATTggccattttaatttttctttgttgtttccCGTCCTTATTGATATGATTCATttgataaatacatatatatatagatgaaatttagagaaattgtttgtttttcttatggaGGAGAAATGGCAGTTGTgattaaataactaaataaccCATTCTAGTCTTTTTTTGGTACTTTTATCTTGAAATAGCCCACCCAAATCAATTCATGAATAATCACAttaattgtcttttttttttttttacataattacaactaagatgggtttatttttatttttattcataagATACGACTAagatgttaaattttgaattttctcatCAATCCATTAGAGGTGACCTATGCTCCAATCTTTTCTTACCAACAATTTAGGCCTTATAAGTGTATAGAAAATTGAACAGTGAATAGGATAGTTAGGCTTTGTAAAACTTACAAGTTACATAGTCCAAACTCTGATGTCTCTTCCGTTCCTGTCCTGCTTTGATTTTACCcccttcttttctcaaatacatttttctacattgtcgtttcttcttctctaactcatTCTTTCCAATTATATAACATGTCCGTATGTACCAGAAATACAGTGAGCGGAATTCATGGAAGTTTTTCCCTGTTTCAAGTTCTAAGGTATGTGCCTCCAGACATCCCAGAAGTCAATATCCTAGTGCTTtctgtatatatattgaagaattTTCGTTGTTTACTTTTCTGGCTGAAAAGGGGGGACACGAAACTTATGTGACAGAAATCAAAGGATAACGTGTCTACAGTAAATCGAAATAAGAGTCTGGTTTTCATTGAGTTCAACGTATTCCTCAAACAGAAACACAGGGCCGTATGCATACTTCTACGACTACAGTAGTCATCATGCTAGAGGTAAACTATTCCATAAGTTCACTATAAATTGTGAAATAAGAACTGTCTGATACTTGTCAAATAAGAATTACATGCGTTAATCAGACTAATGTGTGGTAGAATATTACCTGAATTTGCTAAGTTTGTCCTGGACAGTTGTCTAATGTTAATTCTTTCCCCATTTCCTTTATAGGTCCCTGATATGCTATTGTGCTCCATTTTTGCCATTAGCAATTATAATGTGAAAAGCTATCTCTTTGTTAAAAATACCTAGATGATGGATTAATGTGGAGTGACCGATTAAAATGTTCTGTCATATCACACCAGTGCCTTAACATGAAAATCCAAGTGCATTACTATACAGTTATCCTTATATATAGTTGATATTCATAGTGTTCGTACTGTTTCTCTGTAGGAGTGTTAACAATTTAGATATGataatttctcttatttgaCTTTGTTCTCCGTTGCATTTGCATCTTGATCAGCTATGTTTATCTTGATTTGTTGAGCTTATGTTATTATTGCATCTAGGCAGATGAAGTTGAAGTAGTGATTGATCCGAAGGACATTGAACTGACTACTGCAAGATCTGGGGGCGCAGGAGGTGTAACTTTACTTCAAATATTGCTTGCAATTAGCTCTCTGAATTTGTTctcataaaaccaaaaaaatggtagaataacctttctatttatttctcGTTGTCAATAATTATGCAGGGCGAAATGTCAACAAGGTGGAGACAGCAATTGATCTTTCCCCAAGCCGACAGGAAACCACATTTTTTGCACTGAAGAAAGGACTCAACTTGAGAATAAGATTCGAGCTTTTCTATTGCTACGAGCCAAACTATGAGCATCCATTACAATCATAGCATTTCTCACATCATCGTATAAATTACGTGAATGTGCACCTCATTCATACAATTTATGAATGAGGTGCACATTCAcgtaatttatgtatttttctttttatgagtACAAATTCGGGGTAGAGGGATTTAAACCCGAGACCTCTTGGTTCTAAGTACATACATACAGGCGTTAGTTGAGCTTGGTTGAcaatttctatacttttttaagtaacaaataattggagaaattttgtggctatatttatgatttttctcaAAGAACTTAAGGATCTTTATTACCATTTCTATATATTGTGGGAATTTTTGCAGACATTGATATGggtgaaacaaagaaagtaagCGAACAAACTAATATTGTACAGTTGGAGTTCAGCCCTGCACGACCCTTTGACAAAGCCCTTCCCTCACTTCTAGCCACCATTGTCCATTGTTCACACCTAACACAACCTAGTGGTAGCATGTCACTTCCTCCTTGCCAGCCAGTTCACCCCAGCCTGTAGGTCAGTCAGCctgttataaaagaaaaaaatcaatttttatgtttatccatgaaaaaggaatgaaaaggtttatccatgcaagcttcaaacaaaagtcaaggatgtcgatccttccagggagtccaaagttccccccttatttttctccatttactttgattttcaaaagcttttaggacagaaaaagcaattttttgagTGGGTGTGGGTAATAGCTTGCTTAGCTTGCATGTTTAGTGTAAACTTGggggttcaaattttgcccaaatttcaaaatttttcagaATTCTTTCCATACAATAATGAGCATTATACCTTCTTAGCTTAattagatcttgcataaaaagcatgaTTGGCAACCCTTGAGCACTGAGCTCGGGTTTATGATGTgaaattctgaattttgatgagtatatgtgctgaaatttgagCATAAGCTGctgtcttttttgttttaagctccttttagctatttcttattgagatgtgaatgcatgattgagaaaatggtgtgtgtgttgtgaatgcttgattgcatgtataataaataagtgcatggatacttttctagctttgtcttcctttgttgcTTTGTCGTGACTTACCTATGACGCACTTAGTCCAAACCTAGCCTAGATAGAGTAACAAAGGATAGGAGGCACTCTTTAGAAACTGGGATGGTTTTAACAAGTTTGTCTTGTCAAACATGAGTTAGAAGCCTCTTGTCTAGCCACAGTGAACTAAATCCCTTTAGAAAAGGGTCgacattaacaaaacttattgtcacttcgaagggagcaatcaaacttaattagtaactaaatgtagaaccatagaaaggttagcccaccggttctagcaaggcctagttaccacattgcataccaaagaaagaaaagagagacttgacaatgcaaaacataaaaacagtaagacaatcaagagctataaaaaaatcaaacaacatatcaattatacattagaaaaagcccataaaaaatgggggaaaacttcacttttggcctaaccaaaaccagactacctactcttagcgttctaaacatagcatcgagtttgatgagggctttgaaaagaggaggaatcctccccgatccacattagggggaaaacgaggcttgttgtcactccgaagggagcagtcaaacttagaaactaagtttagaaccatagaaaggttagcccaccggttctagcaagaccttgttaccacattgcataccaaagaaacaaaagagagacttgcaaatgcaaaacgtaaaaaggtgagacaatcaagagctataaaaaaacaaacaacacatgtaatatacattagaaaaatcccataaaaaaacaaagagccaacttggttcggtcaagtagaatgtgttgagttccctaactatcagagcttttagcagaaaactttacttttggcctaaccaaaaccaaaccacctactcttagcgttctaaacttagcatcgagcttgatgagggctttgaaaagaggaggaatcctccccgatccacattagggggaaaacaaggcttgttgtcactccgaagcGAGCAGTCAAACctagcattgagtttgacgagggctttgaaaagaggaggaatcctccccgttccatagtagggggaaaacgaggcttgttgtcactccgaagggagcaatcaaacttagaaactaagtttagaaccatagaaaggttagcccaccggttctagcaagaccttgttaccacattgcataccaaagaaacaaaagagagacttgcaaatgcaaaacgtaaaaaggtgagacaatcaagagctataaaaaaacaaacaacacatgtaatatacattagaaaaatcccataaaaaaacaaagagccaacttggttcggtcaagtagaatgtgttgagttccctaactatcagagcttttagcagaaaactttacttttggcctaaccaaaaccaaaccacctactcttagcactctaaacttagcatcgagcttgatgagggctttgaaaagaggaggaatcctccccgatccacaatagggggaaaacaaggcttgttgtcactccgaagggagcagtcaaacttagcattgagtttgacgagggctttgaaaagaggaggaatcctccccgttccatagtagggggaaaacgaggcttgttgtcactccgaagggagcagtcaaacttagaaactaagtttagaaccatagaaaggttagcccaccggttctagcaagaccttgttaccacattgcataccaaagaaacaaaagagagacttgcaaatgtaaaacgtaaaaaggtgagacaatcaagagctataaaaaaacaaacaacacatgcaatatacattagaaaaatcccataaaaaaacaaagagccaacttggttcggtcaggtagaatgtgttgagttccctaactatcagagcttttagaaaaattccaGGTATCACTATACCGTTTGAAGAAATTCTACTAGAGCTAAATAGCGATCAAATCGGTTACGATATTCTTCTACATTCGTTTTctgtttgattgagaaaaatcttCCAACCAAAGTTCCTTCTCGAATTGATCGAAACTGTACAAGCATTCGTTCTTTCAGGGCAGcccaattcttaaaaacttcctccaattccatcacctgtgcacgtgcaattcgacttgtctttcttctgctatattgtattgcaattggtggtctatcattactctccctctccaaagacaccttgttctcaaggtgggaaatgaggaagcttttgtgtaaaatcataacaattctcccatgtagcctcatgaggtggtattcctttccaactaacaagcacttcccacttctttgttgctggatttttaggatagccaaaattgtctgctggtagtaactcttgaaatgtaggaacatcatcaattccatatagttcggtaaatgtcattcctccctccatagctcgacattttgtcaagaaaccgtaatcagatggtgtccatgtctccatcatgtgttacagactcactctagtctttgtcaaactcgggtcaccccttataacaacattcttttcattttgtatgaaagttaaagtgagtttccgccaatccacttcagttaccccaacgtgtgcagccattgcattccaaggatgacatcacgatagaacactgatgtagtgtttctattatattgacaattcaaacacaacttacaacataagcaaaccgtgaacctcagaaaatgagtcacgttacatataattcacaaacatcaaacaaagaaaacctcctaatccaaaattccgaacaacaaaatactaataagcaaaccagaatatagaacaccaatcttctgcttcccctgtctttcaaggagtattgcagaccttttccttcactccgaaaactcactttaacaaagaggcagccacattttcaggtacagaaaataaagtaggtagtatataggaaggctaaccagaactgagttgcataaggtttgtcctccgcctctagagatgttatatcttttccacctttcaagtttcttgtgaattcgatcaatgactggttgccaaaaagacttttgtcgagggtagcctcccaaagggagacctaaatatataatcggaagctggaataaaaagagaagagtatcatcgacaaattgaagcaaagggaggtggatcaagtctttgccaacaaggaaaccttcaaactggctgttaatatgaagcttgtttatgatttctcctaaaacctcacttactaggaggaataaaaagggggagaggggGTCCCCTTGGCGGATACCTCTAGATGCTATTATCCGGCCTCTAggcttaccattgatgaagactgaatactttggattttttaggcagcccattatcaatgatatccattttgaactaaactttttcaaagataaatttttgtctaaaaagttccaattcaccctatcgaaggctttttccaagtcaagttttaaaattcatccttttttccgtttttccctataatcttccacggcctcgttagcaattaatattgggtcaagaatttgcctaccttcaataaaggcgctttgagtggagcttataattgcatccataacttgttttagacgttcagataaaacctttgcaacaaccttgtatgctaacgtagtaaggctgattggacggaaatccttgactagagtcacattgtcttttttctgcactaaacaaatgaagttttcttggatgcaagcatttaatcttccatttctgtggaaatcagacattagtgatttgaagatatccttgaaaatagaccattggGTGATTAGGAACTTCACTGTGAAGCCATCCGGGCTCGGAGCTTTATTGTTGCCAAGTGCCTTTACTGCcttaaagatctcctccactgAAAATTGGGTAACAAGAGCCTCATTCTGAATTGAGGAAACACAAGACCAATTACTGTTAATAGGGATGAATCTGTCCCCCGGAATTCTGGTATAAAGTGACTCAAAAAATTTCAGCATAAGCCTTTCAATGTCGCGGAATGAAGTCGAGACAACcccatcatcattttttaattcagttatgaggttccttctttttttcgcatttagaaaccggtggaagaagcccgtattctcatcacccgaagaaagccaattgagtttactcttctgaataaaattacgctcttcgttttgataaatactaagtaattccgcttgcaaagcagctctagaattcaactcttcttgatttaatccaatcaactcagccacagaatcatatttttctaattttgacatcaaggatttctctgttttttttttaccttagcttgcgcagcaatattccaagcttttactgccaatttaactgatct includes:
- the LOC116405443 gene encoding pectinesterase inhibitor-like, which encodes MANNSCLIIISLVGVLSFTIISNVASSNDVVSTICPKTSNPQFCSSVLKSAGTTNLKGLAVYTLNLAHTNAEKSLTLANSLAKTATNPQLKQRYSSCAESYDEAIGDIENAQKDLALGDFNGVNIVTSGAMTNIGDCQDKFAQPPKDTSLLLKNGKTLNDICSIILVISNLL